One genomic window of Conger conger chromosome 9, fConCon1.1, whole genome shotgun sequence includes the following:
- the LOC133136906 gene encoding BSD domain-containing protein 1-like isoform X2, whose translation MAEGDEGWWGGWLQQSFQAVKDKSAEAYEFIKRDLTEFSSVVQQDTACSIAATATAVRGRLAVERSSEATDKVKKSLSNILGVITDTLVPPPDKTIDCNVITLVATPAGTTEVYDSVKARLYSLQADPATYCSEPDGPPEQFEAWFCSFSLEEKKGEISELLVSSPSIRALYTKMVPVAVSHSEFWQRYFYRVFQLDQEEERRLALKRRAEKSTDSEGLDWEEEEDEFMVATFTSRSHLKSQEESCFTSLCASPAPPVLTLPAGPPDAGPLTGSETLGLEQVGADEELALRLTEASAEDPGPDRGPSLLGTGRVAATGESSYAEVELEPATKTAETLRGDGSHDLRVYELHSDSGKSSPSISDKEGWSTDVSEDWEKDFDLDMTEEEVKLALAMNTDGELDDEDWENWD comes from the exons ATGGCTGAAGG CGACGAAGGTTGGTGGGGGGGCTGGTTGCAGCAAAGTTTCCAGGCTGTCAAAGATAAG TCGGCAGAAGCTTATGAGTTTATAAAACGTGACCTGACCGAGTTCTCCAGCGTAGTGCAACAGGACACGGCATGCAGCATCGCTGCCACAGCCACCGCTGTGAGGGGCAGGCTAGCA GTGGAAAGATCCTCAGAGGCAACAGATAAAGTGAAGAAAAGTCTTTCCAATATTTTGGGGGTGATAACAGACACCTTGGTCCCCCCACCAGACAAAACCATCGACTGTAATGTCATTACACTGGTGGCAACCCCAGCGGGGACCACTGAGGTGTATGACAGCGTCAAA GCCCGTCTCTACAGCCTGCAAGCTGACCCTGCCACTTACTGCAGTGAACCGGATG GTCCTCCAGAGCAGTTTGAGGCCTGGTTTTGCAGCTTCAGTCTGGAGGAGAAGAAAGGGGAGATCTCTGAACTATTGGTCAGCAGCCCCTCTATACGTGCCCTCTACACCAAAATG GTCCCTGTAGCAGTTTCTCACTCTGAATTCTGGCAACGGTACTTTTACAGAGTCTTTCAGCTGGATCAG gaggaggagaggagactgGCGCTGAAACGGAGAGCGGAGAAAAGCACTGACTCAGAGGGGCTGGactgggaggaagaggaag atGAGTTCATGGTGGCCACGTTCACATCTCGCTCGCACCTGAAGTCCCAGGAGGAGTCCTGCTTCACTTCGCTCTGCGCTTCCCCCGCCCCGCCGGTTCTGACCCTGCCCGCCGGACCGCCGGACGCTGGGCCCCTGACCGGGTCCGAGACGCTTGGGCTGGAGCAGGTTGGCGCTGACGAGGAGCTGGCCCTGAGGCTCACAGAGGCCAGCGCTGAGGACCCCGGACCGGACCGGGGCCCCTCGCTGCTGGGGACGGGCCGGGTCGCTGCGACGGGGGAGTCCAGCTACGCTGAGGTCGAGCTGGAACCCGCTACCAAGACCGCAGAGACTCTGAGAGGGGACGGGTCACATGACCTGAGGGTTTATGAGCTCCACTCTGACAGCGGGAAGTCCAGCCCCTCTATCAGCGACAAGGAAG GCTGGAGTACAGATGTCAGCGAGGACTGGGAGAAGGACTTCGACCTGGACATGACCGAAGAGGAGGTTAAATTAGCGCTGGCGATGAACACGGATGGAGAG CTGGATGATGAAGACTGGGAGAACTGGGACTGA
- the LOC133136906 gene encoding BSD domain-containing protein 1-like isoform X3, giving the protein MASDEGWWGGWLQQSFQAVKDKSAEAYEFIKRDLTEFSSVVQQDTACSIAATATAVRGRLAVERSSEATDKVKKSLSNILGVITDTLVPPPDKTIDCNVITLVATPAGTTEVYDSVKARLYSLQADPATYCSEPDGPPEQFEAWFCSFSLEEKKGEISELLVSSPSIRALYTKMVPVAVSHSEFWQRYFYRVFQLDQEEERRLALKRRAEKSTDSEGLDWEEEEDEFMVATFTSRSHLKSQEESCFTSLCASPAPPVLTLPAGPPDAGPLTGSETLGLEQVGADEELALRLTEASAEDPGPDRGPSLLGTGRVAATGESSYAEVELEPATKTAETLRGDGSHDLRVYELHSDSGKSSPSISDKEGWSTDVSEDWEKDFDLDMTEEEVKLALAMNTDGELDDEDWENWD; this is encoded by the exons ATGGCTAG CGACGAAGGTTGGTGGGGGGGCTGGTTGCAGCAAAGTTTCCAGGCTGTCAAAGATAAG TCGGCAGAAGCTTATGAGTTTATAAAACGTGACCTGACCGAGTTCTCCAGCGTAGTGCAACAGGACACGGCATGCAGCATCGCTGCCACAGCCACCGCTGTGAGGGGCAGGCTAGCA GTGGAAAGATCCTCAGAGGCAACAGATAAAGTGAAGAAAAGTCTTTCCAATATTTTGGGGGTGATAACAGACACCTTGGTCCCCCCACCAGACAAAACCATCGACTGTAATGTCATTACACTGGTGGCAACCCCAGCGGGGACCACTGAGGTGTATGACAGCGTCAAA GCCCGTCTCTACAGCCTGCAAGCTGACCCTGCCACTTACTGCAGTGAACCGGATG GTCCTCCAGAGCAGTTTGAGGCCTGGTTTTGCAGCTTCAGTCTGGAGGAGAAGAAAGGGGAGATCTCTGAACTATTGGTCAGCAGCCCCTCTATACGTGCCCTCTACACCAAAATG GTCCCTGTAGCAGTTTCTCACTCTGAATTCTGGCAACGGTACTTTTACAGAGTCTTTCAGCTGGATCAG gaggaggagaggagactgGCGCTGAAACGGAGAGCGGAGAAAAGCACTGACTCAGAGGGGCTGGactgggaggaagaggaag atGAGTTCATGGTGGCCACGTTCACATCTCGCTCGCACCTGAAGTCCCAGGAGGAGTCCTGCTTCACTTCGCTCTGCGCTTCCCCCGCCCCGCCGGTTCTGACCCTGCCCGCCGGACCGCCGGACGCTGGGCCCCTGACCGGGTCCGAGACGCTTGGGCTGGAGCAGGTTGGCGCTGACGAGGAGCTGGCCCTGAGGCTCACAGAGGCCAGCGCTGAGGACCCCGGACCGGACCGGGGCCCCTCGCTGCTGGGGACGGGCCGGGTCGCTGCGACGGGGGAGTCCAGCTACGCTGAGGTCGAGCTGGAACCCGCTACCAAGACCGCAGAGACTCTGAGAGGGGACGGGTCACATGACCTGAGGGTTTATGAGCTCCACTCTGACAGCGGGAAGTCCAGCCCCTCTATCAGCGACAAGGAAG GCTGGAGTACAGATGTCAGCGAGGACTGGGAGAAGGACTTCGACCTGGACATGACCGAAGAGGAGGTTAAATTAGCGCTGGCGATGAACACGGATGGAGAG CTGGATGATGAAGACTGGGAGAACTGGGACTGA
- the LOC133136906 gene encoding BSD domain-containing protein 1-like isoform X1 → MKPFFAKALVLTESTECIINNDEGWWGGWLQQSFQAVKDKSAEAYEFIKRDLTEFSSVVQQDTACSIAATATAVRGRLAVERSSEATDKVKKSLSNILGVITDTLVPPPDKTIDCNVITLVATPAGTTEVYDSVKARLYSLQADPATYCSEPDGPPEQFEAWFCSFSLEEKKGEISELLVSSPSIRALYTKMVPVAVSHSEFWQRYFYRVFQLDQEEERRLALKRRAEKSTDSEGLDWEEEEDEFMVATFTSRSHLKSQEESCFTSLCASPAPPVLTLPAGPPDAGPLTGSETLGLEQVGADEELALRLTEASAEDPGPDRGPSLLGTGRVAATGESSYAEVELEPATKTAETLRGDGSHDLRVYELHSDSGKSSPSISDKEGWSTDVSEDWEKDFDLDMTEEEVKLALAMNTDGELDDEDWENWD, encoded by the exons ATGAAGCCGTTCTTCGCTAAAGCTTTAGTCTTAACTGAAAGCACAGAATGCATCATAAATAA CGACGAAGGTTGGTGGGGGGGCTGGTTGCAGCAAAGTTTCCAGGCTGTCAAAGATAAG TCGGCAGAAGCTTATGAGTTTATAAAACGTGACCTGACCGAGTTCTCCAGCGTAGTGCAACAGGACACGGCATGCAGCATCGCTGCCACAGCCACCGCTGTGAGGGGCAGGCTAGCA GTGGAAAGATCCTCAGAGGCAACAGATAAAGTGAAGAAAAGTCTTTCCAATATTTTGGGGGTGATAACAGACACCTTGGTCCCCCCACCAGACAAAACCATCGACTGTAATGTCATTACACTGGTGGCAACCCCAGCGGGGACCACTGAGGTGTATGACAGCGTCAAA GCCCGTCTCTACAGCCTGCAAGCTGACCCTGCCACTTACTGCAGTGAACCGGATG GTCCTCCAGAGCAGTTTGAGGCCTGGTTTTGCAGCTTCAGTCTGGAGGAGAAGAAAGGGGAGATCTCTGAACTATTGGTCAGCAGCCCCTCTATACGTGCCCTCTACACCAAAATG GTCCCTGTAGCAGTTTCTCACTCTGAATTCTGGCAACGGTACTTTTACAGAGTCTTTCAGCTGGATCAG gaggaggagaggagactgGCGCTGAAACGGAGAGCGGAGAAAAGCACTGACTCAGAGGGGCTGGactgggaggaagaggaag atGAGTTCATGGTGGCCACGTTCACATCTCGCTCGCACCTGAAGTCCCAGGAGGAGTCCTGCTTCACTTCGCTCTGCGCTTCCCCCGCCCCGCCGGTTCTGACCCTGCCCGCCGGACCGCCGGACGCTGGGCCCCTGACCGGGTCCGAGACGCTTGGGCTGGAGCAGGTTGGCGCTGACGAGGAGCTGGCCCTGAGGCTCACAGAGGCCAGCGCTGAGGACCCCGGACCGGACCGGGGCCCCTCGCTGCTGGGGACGGGCCGGGTCGCTGCGACGGGGGAGTCCAGCTACGCTGAGGTCGAGCTGGAACCCGCTACCAAGACCGCAGAGACTCTGAGAGGGGACGGGTCACATGACCTGAGGGTTTATGAGCTCCACTCTGACAGCGGGAAGTCCAGCCCCTCTATCAGCGACAAGGAAG GCTGGAGTACAGATGTCAGCGAGGACTGGGAGAAGGACTTCGACCTGGACATGACCGAAGAGGAGGTTAAATTAGCGCTGGCGATGAACACGGATGGAGAG CTGGATGATGAAGACTGGGAGAACTGGGACTGA
- the LOC133136173 gene encoding oligodendrocyte transcription factor 3-like: MDSDAGSNSSRSSSPELVEGGIFSTRMFQAFYQEGGTCGPVRPGLENAGRSKAKGSKEPGKEVVQDLRLKVNSRERKRMHDLNQAMDGLREVMPYANGPSVRKLSKISTLLLARNYILMLSSSLDEMKKLVGDVYGGSHQAHMARCAPAPPQVPLYPLGHSLPSLMGTATTPPSHVPPSAAYLGFHTTHESPLKDTPHLHGSFRHFPGMACPCSLCQPLSSSLPRMPTLSLGK; this comes from the coding sequence ATGGATTCCGACGCCGGATCAAACTCCAGCCGCTCCTCCTCCCCGGAGCTGGTCGAAGGGGGCATATTTTCCACCCGCATGTTCCAGGCCTTCTACCAGGAGGGGGGCACTTGCGGGCCCGTTCGGCCCGGGCTGGAGAACGCGGGCAGGAGCAAAGCCAAAGGCAGCAAGGAGCCCGGAAAAGAAGTGGTACAGGACCTGCGGCTGAAGGTGAACAGTCGcgagaggaagaggatgcacGACCTGAACCAGGCCATGGACGGGCTCAGGGAGGTCATGCCCTACGCCAACGGCCCGTCCGTCCGGAAGCTGTCCAAGATCTCCACCCTGCTGCTGGCCCGCAACTACATCCTGATGCTCTCCAGTTCCCTGGACGAGATGAAGAAGCTGGTGGGTGATGTGTACGGGGGCAGCCACCAGGCGCACATGGCCCGCTgtgcccctgccccaccccaggTTCCCCTGTACCCGCTGGGTCACTCCCTGCCCTCCCTCATGGGCACAGCCACCACACCCCCTAGCCATGTGCCTCCCTCTGCCGCCTACCTGGGCTTTCACACCACGCACGAGAGCCCCCTGAAGGACACACCTCACCTCCACGGCTCCTTCCGGCACTTTCCAGGCATGGCCTGTCCTTGCTCGCTCTGccagcctctctcctcctccttgccCAGGATGCCCACCCTGTCCTTGGGTAAGTGA